In Apium graveolens cultivar Ventura chromosome 10, ASM990537v1, whole genome shotgun sequence, the following are encoded in one genomic region:
- the LOC141693428 gene encoding AT-hook motif nuclear-localized protein 28-like encodes MKGEYTDETHRTTQTMFSKIHQTQKFQPHHLHNPTPQPQPYPTQPLHVTAFQNQPTSPSKTEPSQNDGASIEILRRPRGRPPGSKNKLKSPIIITREPDPSMSPYVLEIPSGSDLVSTITLYCKKRNSGLCVLNGSGTVANVTLKQPSSTPNATVTFHGRFDMLSLSGTIILPSLQHVTNAFTISLAGPQGQVVGGAVVGPLVAASTVYVIAASFNSPVFQRLPIEDENENNINIINNNSGGGADVASPSVVSGGGDIYSGQSMGADVIWAPTPRQAQPY; translated from the coding sequence ATGAAAGGTGAATACACGGATGAAACCCACCGTACAACTCAAACAATGTTCTCCAAAATCCACCAAACACAAAAATTCCAACCGCACCACCTCCACAACCCTACCCCACAACCCCAACCCTACCCCACCCAACCCCTCCACGTCACCGCTTTCCAAAACCAACCCACTAGCCCTTCCAAAACCGAGCCCTCCCAAAACGACGGCGCTTCGATAGAAATCCTACGCCGTCCACGTGGCCGCCCACCCGGATCCAAAAACAAACTCAAGTCCCCCATTATTATAACCCGAGAACCCGACCCGTCCATGTCACCTTACGTCCTCGAAATCCCTTCCGGGTCGGACCTCGTTTCCACCATCACTCTCTACTGCAAGAAGCGTAACTCGGGTCTTTGTGTACTAAACGGGTCGGGTACGGTAGCTAACGTGACGCTGAAGCAACCGTCAAGTACTCCTAACGCTACCGTTACATTTCACGGACGTTTCGACATGTTATCTCTGTCGGGAACCATTATCTTGCCGTCATTACAACATGTAACAAACGCGTTCACTATTTCACTAGCGGGCCCACAGGGTCAAGTTGTTGGTGGGGCCGTGGTGGGCCCACTTGTTGCTGCTTCCACCGTTTATGTCATTGCGGCGTCGTTTAATAGCCCCGTGTTTCAACGTTTACCCATAGAAGATGAAAATGAAAATAATATTAACATTATTAATAATAATAGTGGCGGCGGTGCTGACGTGGCATCGCCGTCGGTGGTGTCGGGCGGCGGAGATATTTACAGTGGGCAAAGTATGGGTGCGGATGTGATATGGGCGCCAACTCCGAGACAAGCGCAGCCGTATTAG